GTCGGTGTCGGCGCTAGTCGTGTCAGAAGCTTATTTGACGATGCAAGAAAATCGAGCCCCGCCATAATCTTTATTGATGAGCTTGACTCGATCGGTCGTCGTCGTGGTGCAGGCATAGGTGGCGGCCACGATGAACGGGAGCAGACGCTGAACCAGATTCTGTCCGAAATGGACGGTTTTGAAAAAGATACTTCGGTCATAATAATTGCAGCAACTAATCGCCCAGATATCCTTGACCCAGCTCTACTTCGACCTGGNCGATTTGACCGCCAGATCACTATCGGACTACCAACACAAAGTGAGCGTCAGGAAATCCTCAAAGTCCACGTACGAAATAAGCCTATCGGCGACGATGTTGACCTCAAGAGGCTTTCTGAAGCGACTCCGATGTTTTCAGGAGCAGACCTCGAAAACCTAGCTAATGAAGCAGCCTTGGTNGCTGCGCGAAGTGGCATGCAAATTATTTTCTGGACTGATTTTAATGAAGCCCTTGACCGGATTACTCTTGGTCTTCGCCGAGCCAGCCTGGTACCAACAGAAACTGAGCGCAAAATCCTTGCTTACCACGAAGCTGGCCATGCAATAGCCTTTGCTGCACATCCAGACCTAGGTAACATCCGCAAGGTAACCATCCTCCCCCGCGGGGGAGCTGGTGGTTTCATGGCACCACTATCGAAAGAAGAGATGTTCCACGATGTCAAGAAATTTACGGAGCAATTAGTTGTTGCCTTCGGAGGGAGAGTAGCAGAAAAGCATATTACTGGTACTATTTCTAGTGGCGCTTCAAACGATCTTAAACAAGCTACTGAGATGGCTAAACAGATGGTCCTCGATTTGGGCATGGGAGGACAGGAATTCCTCGCTTGGGGTTCAGATCAGGGGCCTGTATTTCTTGGCGGCGAGATTTCTAGACGTAAAGACTTTAGTGAAGAAACGGCTCGGGAGTTAGAGGAACAGGTCACTAATATCCTTGAGTCGGCTTACCAGAGGACGCAAATGGTGTTAAAGGATAATTGGGTCGCGGTTGAAGCCACTGCTTCCGCCTTGCTTAAACGGGAAACAATCGACGGTTCACTTATCGAAGCTGCATTCGAAAAAGCAGCGTCAGGCTCCCAGGCCGAAGAAATTATAGACTGGATCATTGATGAANCAGACAAGGCNGAAGCAGAGGTACAA
The window above is part of the Trueperaceae bacterium genome. Proteins encoded here:
- a CDS encoding cell division protein FtsH, whose translation is MRRPFNPWLLVMLIILTIFVVNQFTSSGSNRRDINFSTFTRLLNEGRVSKVTVERNNGNIEGNLREATQVDVDGQPRSINSFRTTAVITDSLLQRLEANVPSVSIRNPPQWIGFAISILPIVILIAFFWFIFMRAQGGPNQVMQFGQSRAKTYGRENQVQTSFDNVAGHKEAKQELEEVVDFLKSPQKYLSIGAEIPKGVLLVGPPGTGKTLLARAVSGEAGVPFFSVSASEFMEMFVGVGASRVRSLFDDARKSSPAIIFIDELDSIGRRRGAGIGGGHDEREQTLNQILSEMDGFEKDTSVIIIAATNRPDILDPALLRPGRFDRQITIGLPTQSERQEILKVHVRNKPIGDDVDLKRLSEATPMFSGADLENLANEAALVAARSGMQIIFWTDFNEALDRITLGLRRASLVPTETERKILAYHEAGHAIAFAAHPDLGNIRKVTILPRGGAGGFMAPLSKEEMFHDVKKFTEQLVVAFGGRVAEKHITGTISSGASNDLKQATEMAKQMVLDLGMGGQEFLAWGSDQGPVFLGGEISRRKDFSEETARELEEQVTNILESAYQRTQMVLKDNWVAVEATASALLKRETIDGSLIEAAFEKAASGSQAEEIIDWIIDEXDKAEAEVQAAAELERKRLEEEERKRQVEAEHPVPPIDTRPAPEGPGS